One window of Cucurbita pepo subsp. pepo cultivar mu-cu-16 chromosome LG19, ASM280686v2, whole genome shotgun sequence genomic DNA carries:
- the LOC111780906 gene encoding HVA22-like protein k → MALLGSAISNEVGLQLLLYPLGSNVVVRTACCSVGVVLPVYSTFKAIEKKDQNEQQKWLLYWAAYGSFSLVEVFSDKILSWVPVYYHLKFAFLVWLQLPATGGAKKVYTNHLRPFFLKHQAKVDRILGSVYNEMGKTISAHQAEIQYLRTMIMRIMGSDEQSSRIGPARPNQAGSNLQIEDQTRQDSDTESDIDD, encoded by the exons ATGGCTCTTCTCGGCTCGGCAATTTCCAACGAG GTTGGATTGCAGCTTCTCCTATATCCTCTCGGTTCCAATGTTGTTGTGCGTACAGCTTG CTGCTCTGTAGGGGTTGTATTACCCGTTTATTCCACCTTCAAGGCGATTGAGAAGAAAGATCAAAATGAGCAACAGAAGTGGCTTTTGTATTGGGCAg CCTATGGATCTTTCAGCCTTGTTGAAGTGTTCTCAGACAAAATTCTTTCATG GGTTCCAGTGTACTACCATCTGAAGTTTGCATTTCTTGTTTGGCTCCAGCTCCCAGCAACTGGT GGTGCAAAGAAAGTATACACGAACCACCTGCGTCCTTTCTTCCTTAAGCATCAAGCTAAGGTGGATCGAATTTTGGGGTCTGTTTATAATGAAATG GGGAAAACAATCAGTGCTCATCAAGCAGAGATTCAATATCTACGAACCATGATTATGCGAATAATGGGATCAG ACGAGCAATCATCAAGGATTGGGCCAGCCAGACCAAATCAGGCTGGGAGTAACCTACAAATTGAAGATCAGACAAGACAAGACTCTGATACAGAATCCGATATCGACGATTGA
- the LOC111780902 gene encoding probable polyol transporter 6, producing the protein MEKTMAGNAFAGEVSGETQNKLNKYSLACAIIASIISIIFGYDTGVMSGAMIFIKDELNIDDVKVEVLAGILNLCALVGSLVAGRTSDIIGRRYTIVSASLIFMVGAILMGYGPNYAVLMIGRCITGIGVGFALMIAPVYSAEISSPSYRGFLTSLPEFCISFGILTGYVSNYCFGKMAVKIGWRMMLGIAAIPSLVLALGILKMPESPRWLVMQGRLKEARDVLAKVSNSEEEAAMRFRDIKLAVGIPEGCEEDVVKLNKDTHGEGVWRELLITPTPSVRWILVAAVGLHFFEHSTGIEAVILYSPRIFKKAGIASKDKLLLATVGVGVIKTLFILVATFLLDRVGRRRLLFTSTIGITISLSSLGFALTMVEHSNGELFWALILSICSVYMYVAFFSIGMAPITWVYSTEIFPLKLRAQGTSIGVAVNRTMNAVVSMSFISIYGAITIGGTFFMFAGISIIALIFFYFFLPETKGKSLEEIEMLFGKNAEPSAKGDGREKDDV; encoded by the exons ATGGAGAAGACAATGGCGGGCAATGCTTTTGCCGGAGAAGTCTCCGGCGAAACTCAGAACAAGCTGAATAAATATTCTCTGGCTTGTGCTATAATTGCCTCTATTATCTCTATCATATTTGGTTATG ATACGGGTGTTATGAGTGGAGCTATGATATTCATTAAAGATGAATTGAATATCGATGATGTTAAAGTGGAAGTTCTAGCGGGAATTTTGAACCTGTGTGCCTTGGTGGGATCGTTGGTGGCTGGAAGAACCTCCGACATCATTGGACGCCGGTATACGATCGTTTCAGCGTCGTTGATCTTCATGGTGGGCGCTATTCTGATGGGCTATGGTCCAAATTACGCAGTCTTGATGATCGGAAGGTGCATCACCGGCATTGGAGTGGGGTTTGCGTTGATGATTGCCCCTGTTTACTCTGCTGAAATTTCATCGCCGTCGTATAGAGGATTTCTCACTTCTTTACCGGAGTTTTGCATCAGCTTCGGTATCTTAACAGGGTATGTTTCGAATTACTGCTTCGGGAAAATGGCGGTGAAGATCGGCTGGAGAATGATGCTCGGAATTGCGGCGATTCCGTCGCTTGTTTTAGCTCTCGGAATTTTGAAAATGCCGGAATCTCCTCGGTGGTTGGTGATGCAGGGACGGCTGAAAGAAGCCAGAGATGTTCTAGCGAAAGTGTCGAATTCAGAGGAAGAAGCAGCGATGCGATTCAGAGATATTAAACTCGCGGTAGGAATCCCCGAGGGTTGTGAGGAGGACGTTGTGAAATTGAACAAAGACACTCACGGCGAGGGAGTTTGGAGAGAGCTATTGATTACCCCGACGCCGAGCGTGCGGTGGATTCTGGTGGCGGCGGTTGGTTTGCATTTCTTCGAACACTCTACGGGCATTGAAGCAGTCATTTTGTATAGCCCTAGAATCTTCAAGAAAGCCGGAATCGCCAGCAAGGACAAACTCTTATTAGCCACCGTCGGCGTCGGAGTGATCAAAACGCTGTTCATCCTCGTCGCGACGTTCTTACTCGACAGAGTCGGAAGAAGACGACTGCTATTCACAAGCACAATCGGGATAACGATTTCGCTCTCATCGTTAGGGTTTGCTTTGACAATGGTGGAACATTCAAACGGGGAGTTATTTTGGGCGTTGATTCTAAGCATCTGCTCCGTTTATATGTACGTCGCCTTCTTCTCCATCGGAATGGCGCCGATTACCTGGGTTTACAGCACTGAAATTTTTCCGTTGAAATTGAGAGCGCAAGGGACGAGCATCGGAGTTGCGGTGAATAGAACGATGAACGCGGTGGTTTCGATGAGTTTCATTTCGATCTACGGGGCGATTACGATCGGTGGAACTTTCTTTATGTTCGCCGGAATCTCTATAATCGCTCTGATattcttctatttcttcttgCCGGAGACGAAAGGGAAGTCGTTGGAAGAGATTGAAATGCTGTTCGGCAAAAATGCAGAGCCGTCGGCGAAGGGAGACGGTCGGGAAAAAGACGACGTGTAG
- the LOC111780905 gene encoding G-box-binding factor 1-like, with amino-acid sequence MGTGEEGTPSKTSKPPSSSQEIPPTPSYPDWSSSMQAYYGAGATPPPFFASTVASPTPHPYLWGSQHPLMPPYGTPVPYPAMYPPGGVYAHPNITVPPGSAPINAEYEGKSPDGKERASKKSKGTSGNTGSGGGRTGERGKVASSSGNDGASQSESGTEGSSEGSDENANQQEFAANKKGSFNQMLADGANAQSNTGGPNSKSSVTGKPITSIPATNLNMGMDLWNTTTAASGAAKARANAVSSAIVPATMIGRDGVMPEQWAQDERELKRQKRKQSNRESARRSRLRKQAECEELQARVQTLNNENRTLRDELQRLSEECEKLTSENSSIKEELTRFCGPEALAKFEKGTAATPAAQSCGGDEGNN; translated from the exons ATGGGGACAGGAGAAGAGGGCACGCCTTCTAAAACTTCCAAACCTCCCTCTTCATCTCAG GAAATACCCCCGACGCCTTCATATCCTGATTGGTCAAGCTCAATGCAG GCTTACTATGGCGCTGGTGCTACTCCTCCTCCTTTCTTTGCATCTACTGTTGCTTCTCCAACTCCCCACCCTTACCTTTGGGGAAGTCAG CATCCTTTGATGCCACCTTATGGAACTCCAGTACCTTATCCAGCTATGTATCCTCCTGGGGGAGTTTATGCACATCCCAATATCACTGTG CCTCCCGGCTCTGCCCCAATTAATGCGGAATATGAAGGAAAATCTCCTGATGGAAAAGAAAGGGCGTCCAAGAAATCCAAGGGTACATCGGGAAATACTGGTTCAGGTGGCGGTAGGACCGGGGAGAGAGGAAAGGTGGCTTCAAGTTCTGGAAATGATGGTGCATCTCAAAG TGAAAGTGGTACTGAGGGCTCATCAGAAGGCAGTGATGAGAATGCTAACCAACAG GAATTTGCTGCGAATAAGAAGGGCAGCTTCAACCAGATGCTGGCTGATG GAGCCAATGCACAAAGTAACACGGGTGGACCAAATTCCAAATCTTCAGTGACTGGGAAACCCATCACTTCCATTCCTGCAACTAATCTGAACATGGGAATGGATTTGTGGAATACCACCACTGCTGCCTCAGGGGCTGCAAAAGCAAGAGCAAACGCGGTCTCCTCAGCTATTGTTCCAGCAACGATGATTGGTCGTGACGGTGTGATGCCAGAACAATGGGCTCAA GATGAACGAGAGCTAAAACGACAGAAAAGGAAGCAATCTAACCGAGAGTCTGCTAGGAGGTCAAGATTACGTAAGCAG GCGGAGTGTGAAGAATTACAGGCCAGAGTGCAGACTCTGAACAACGAGAACCGTACTCTCAGGGATGAGCTGCAGAGACTCTCCGAGGAATGTGAAAAGCTAACATCAGAAAATAGTTCCATCAAG GAAGAATTGACACGATTTTGTGGACCGGAGGCATTAGCTAAATTCGAGAAAGGAACTGCTGCTACTCCGGCTGCCCAGTCGTGCGGTGGTGACGAGGGTAACAACTAA
- the LOC111780901 gene encoding protein indeterminate-domain 2-like: protein MSADVEDSSIASIEGSVSSPGAKSATKKKRNLPGMPDPEAEVIALSPKTLLATNRFVCEICNKGFQRDQNLQLHRRGHNLPWKLRQRSSKEVKKKVYVCPESSCVHHDPSRALGDLTGIKKHFCRKHGEKKWKCGKCSKKYAVQSDWKAHSKICGTREYKCDCGTLFNRRDSFITHRAFCDALAEERAKAQLKPVDKPDLDPDIGDSQTTVAKPNPEPSPPSPPPPSSPPQSTAEPTTVLPVPSQELPEIPLQYIEEAPGMAAATSGSGSSSSSSSSSKSASSNSSTRSSGFAGLFASSTTSISLQPPRPPFTNLMQAMACSDRSSDYAPSSTIEPISLCLAMNQGPPMFGTASQDLRPYVPMPHPAMSATALLQRAAQMGAAASSASLLRGLGLVSSSSSAAQQESLPWNHQRQVEPDGVSIAAGLGLGLPCDGNSGLKELIRGNHSMFAPKHTTLDFLGLGMAAGGSPNSGLAALITSVGSSVDVATTAQSYPGGGGGDISGRQDMNRSN from the exons ATGTCGGCCGATGTAGAAGATTCGTCTATAGCTTCCATAGAGGGTAGCGTTTCTTCTCCTGGAGCGAAATCTGCTACTAAGAAGAAGCGAAATCTACCCGGAATGCCAG ATCCGGAGGCGGAAGTAATTGCTCTGTCTCCGAAGACCCTTTTGGCCACGAATCGATTTGTTTGCGAGATTTGCAACAAGGGGTTTCAGAGGGATCAGAATCTACAGCTTCACCGGCGAGGACACAATCTTCCATGGAAGCTCCGGCAGAGGTCAAGTAAGGAGGTCAAGAAGAAGGTCTATGTCTGCCCTGAGAGTTCATGTGTTCATCACGATCCCTCTAGAGCTCTTGGTGATCTGACTGGGATTAAAAAGCACTTTTGCAGAAAGCACGGcgagaagaaatggaaatgcGGTAAGTGTTCTAAGAAATACGCCGTTCAGTCCGATTGGAAAGCTCACTCCAAAATTTGTGGCACTCGCGAGTATAAATGCGATTGTGGGACTTTGTTTAACAG GAGGGATAGCTTCATTACACATAGAGCTTTCTGTGATGCATTGGCGGAGGAAAGGGCAAAAGCTCAGCTTAAGCCGGTGGACAAACCGGATTTGGATCCAGACATAGGCGATTCTCAGACGACGGTGGCGAAACCCAATCCGGAGCCTTCTCCACCATCGCCGCCACCGCCTTCATCTCCTCCGCAGTCAACGGCTGAGCCAACAACTGTGCTGCCTGTCCCAAGTCAAG AGCTGCCAGAGATTCCCTTGCAATATATCGAAGAGGCACCGGGTATGGCGGCGGCTACGAGCGGGAGCGGGAGCagtagcagcagcagcagcagcagcaagaGTGCGAGCAGCAATAGTAGCACGAGAAGTAGCGGGTTTGCTGGGTTATTTGCTTCTTCAACTACGTCGATAAGCCTCCAACCTCCAAGACCTCCATTTACGAACCTAATGCAAGCCATGGCTTGTTCAGATCGTTCATCAGACTATGCACCATCTTCAACCATTGAACCTATTTCTCTATGTCTTGCAATGAATCAAGGGCCTCCGATGTTCGGAACCGCCAGCCAAGACCTCCGACCATACGTACCAATGCCACATCCTGCAATGTCCGCCACAGCATTACTCCAAAGAGCTGCTCAAATGGGGGCAGCAGCGTCAAGTGCGTCGTTGCTTCGTGGCTTGGGGTTAGTATCATCTTCCTCTTCAGCTGCTCAGCAAGAGAGCTTGCCATGGAACCACCAGAGACAAGTCGAACCTGATGGCGTCTCGATTGCTGCAGGGCTCGGCCTCGGACTCCCCTGCGATGGAAACTCGGGATTGAAGGAACTAATAAGGGGAAACCATTCCATGTTTGCTCCAAAACACACCACCCTTGATTTCCTTGGATTGGGAATGGCAGCTGGGGGCAGCCCCAACAGTGGCCTGGCTGCACTAATAACCTCAGTAGGCAGCAGCGTGGACGTTGCAACAACCGCTCAATCATACccaggcggcggcggcggcgacaTATCCGGCCGACAGGACATGAACAGAAGCAACTGA
- the LOC111780903 gene encoding protein indeterminate-domain 2-like, with amino-acid sequence MPVDFDSSSPASGEPTVSTPGNSAVRKKRNLPGMPDPEAEVIALSPKTLLATNRFVCEICNKGFQRDQNLQLHRRGHNLPWNLRRRSSKEVKKKVYVCPESSCVHHDPSRALGDLTGIKKHFCRKHGEKKWKCGKCSKNYAVQSDCKAHSKICATREYKCDCGALFNRRDSFITHRAFCDVLAEERARALLKPVGKPNPEPSPPPPPSPPPPSPPQSTGEPTTVLAVPSQELPENPLQCIEEAPGMSGTSRSSSSSSSNGSTRSSRFAGLFASSTTSMSLQPPRPYTDLMQAMACSDRSPDYAPSSTIEPISLCLAMNQGPQMFGTASQDHRPYLPMPHPAMSATALLQKAAQVGAAASNASLLRGLGLVSSSSAAAQQESLAWNHQRRVEPDGVSIAAGLGLGLPYDGNSGLKELIRGNHSMFAPKHTTLDFLGLGMAAGGSPNSGLAALITSIGDVTATTTGSYGATDISTIDMNTNH; translated from the exons ATGCCGGTCGATTTCGACAGTTCCTCACCGGCTTCCGGCGAACCCACAGTCTCCACCCCCGGAAACTCCGCCGTAAGGAAAAAGCGAAATCTCCCTGGAATGCCAG ATCCGGAAGCGGAAGTAATTGCTCTGTCTCCGAAGACCCTTTTGGCCACGAATCGATTTGTTTGCGAGATTTGCAACAAGGGGTTTCAGAGGGATCAGAATCTGCAGCTTCACCGGCGAGGACACAATCTTCCATGGAATCTCCGGAGGAGGTCAAGTAAGGAGGTCAAGAAGAAGGTCTATGTCTGCCCTGAGAGTTCATGTGTTCATCACGATCCCTCTAGAGCTCTTGGTGATCTGACTGGGATTAAAAAGCACTTTTGCAGAAAGCACGGcgagaagaaatggaaatgcGGTAAGTGTTCTAAGAACTACGCCGTTCAGTCCGATTGCAAAGCTCACTCCAAAATCTGTGCCACTCGCGAGTATAAATGCGATTGTGGGGCTTTGTTTAACAG GAGGGATAGCTTCATTACACATAGAGCTTTCTGTGATGTATTGGCGGAGGAAAGGGCAAGAGCTCTGCTTAAACCGGTGGGGAAACCGAATCCGGAGCCTTCTCCGCCGCCTCCACCATCGCCGCCGCCTCCATCTCCTCCGCAGTCAACTGGTGAGCCAACAACTGTGTTGGCTGTTCCAAGTCAAG AGCTGCCAGAGAATCCCTTGCAATGTATCGAAGAGGCACCCGGTATGTCGGGTACGAGTcgtagcagcagcagcagcagcagcaatgGTAGCACGAGAAGTAGCAGATTTGCTGGCTTATTTGCTTCCTCAACTACGTCGATGAGCCTCCAACCTCCAAGACCATATACAGACCTAATGCAAGCCATGGCTTGTTCAGATCGCTCACCAGACTATGCACCATCTTCAACCATTGAGCCTATTTCTCTATGTCTTGCAATGAATCAAGGGCCCCAGATGTTTGGAACTGCTAGCCAAGACCACCGACCGTACTTACCAATGCCACACCCTGCAATGTCCGCCACAGCATTACTCCAAAAAGCTGCTCAAGTGGGCGCCGCAGCATCAAATGCCTCGTTGCTTCGTGGCTTAGGCTTAGTGTCATCTTCCTCTGCAGCTGCCCAGCAAGAGAGCTTGGCATGGAACCACCAGAGGCGAGTCGAACCAGATGGCGTGTCGATCGCTGCAGGGCTCGGCCTCGGACTCCCCTATGATGGGAACTCGGGATTGAAGGAACTAATAAGGGGAAACCATTCCATGTTTGCTCCAAAACACACCACCCTTGATTTCCTTGGATTGGGAATGGCAGCTGGTGGCAGCCCCAACAGCGGCCTGGCCGCACTAATCACATCAATAGGCGACGTTACAGCCACAACCACCGGATCATACGGAGCTACTGACATATCCACCATAGACATGAACACAAACCATTGA
- the LOC111780908 gene encoding uncharacterized protein LOC111780908 yields the protein MKDDDVLPTTIASAGRKESSVSSLFGKCRYKFWALAAILLLAFWSMFTGTVSLRWSAGNLNGLSDNIDFNIHDDLDVLEMEEREKTVKHMWDVYTNNHRIRLPRFWLEAFEAAYEDLTSEVPGDREAAISEIARMSVRSIVIDTPSEKSTSAREFAKMQRKADKSRETSYQNWE from the exons ATGAAGGACGACGATGTCCTTCCGACGACGATAGCGAGTGCCGGGAGGAAAGAGAGCTCGGTTTCGAGTTTATTCGGCAAATGCCGTTACAAGTTTTGGGCATTGGCTGCCATTTTGTTGCTCGCATTTTGGTCCATGTTCACCGGTACTGTCTCTCTTCGATGGTCCGCTGGTAATCTCAACGGCTTGTCTGATAATATCGATTTTAACATCCATGACGATCTCGATGTGCTT GAGATGGAGGAAAGGGAGAAGACAGTGAAGCACATGTGGGACGTTTACACAAATAATCACCGTATCAGGTTACCGCGTTTCTGGCTAGAGGCATTCGAGGCTGCGTACGAGGACCTAACCAGTGAAGTGCCTGGTGATAGAGAGGCTGCTATCTCCGAGATCGCCCGGATGTCCGTGCGCTCCATTGTTATTGATACGCCTTCAGAGAAATCAACG AGTGCACGAGAATTTGCAAAGATGCAAAGAAAAGCAGATAAAAGCAGGGAGACCAGCTACCAAAACTGGGAGTAA
- the LOC111780904 gene encoding uncharacterized protein LOC111780904, with amino-acid sequence MRRLCPNIDRDDGLETILEVPIPEELFTSMGSNVTLRWQNMSTWMKAQTSDKWSSPIIANRFNELRFLLYLVGSPLIPLQVQLGHSVHRPVRDCSIEASTAKYIVQQYTAATGGPAALNSVQSMCVTGQVKIKASDFHLSDVSIEVKKSTEEMGGFVLWQKNPDLWCLELVVSGCKVICGSNGKVSWRHSSNNQQCPISSGPPRPLRRFLQGLDPRATANLFIDAMCIGEKLINDEDCFILKLETSPAIREAQSGSNYEIIHHTIWGYFSQRSGLLIQFEDSRLLRMRTKAGEDVFWETSTESFMDNYRYVDGVNIAHSGKTNVTVFRYGEQSANHKREMEETWKIEEVDFNVWGLTMESFLPPPGTALLQLQEGC; translated from the exons ATGAGGCGTCTGTGTCCCAACATCGACCGAGACGACGGGCTCGAGACGATTCTGGAGGTCCCCATCCCGGAAGAGCTCTTCACCAGCATGGGCAGCAACGTCACCCTCCGTTGGCAAAACATGTCCACTTGGATGAAGGCCCAAACCTCCGACAAATGGTCTTCCCCGATCATCGCCAATCGCTTCAATGAGCTCCGATTTCTCCTCTACCTCGTCGGATCCCCCCTCATCCCTCTCCAAGTGCAGCTCGGCCACTCCGTCCACCGCCCCGTCAGAGATTGCTCCATC GAGGCTTCGACCGCGAAGTACATTGTGCAACAGTACACGGCGGCGACGGGAGGCCCGGCGGCGTTGAATTCGGTGCAGAGTATGTGCGTGACCGGGCAGGTGAAGATTAAGGCGTCTGATTTTCATCTGTCGGATGTGAGCATCGAGGTGAAGAAGAGCACGGAGGAGATGGGCGGGTTTGTGCTTTGGCAGAAGAATCCAGATCTGTGGTGCTTGGAGCTCGTGGTTTCGGGTTGTAAAGTTATATGCGGCTCTAATGGCAAGGTTTCCTGGAGACATTCTTCTAATAACCAACAATGTCCCATCTCCTCTGGCCCTCCTAGACCTCTGCGCCGATTTCTTCAG GGTTTAGATCCAAGAGCGACGGCGAACCTATTCATAGATGCGATGTGCATAGGCGAGAAGCTAATCAACGACGAAGACTGCTTCATTCTAAAGCTGGAAACGAGCCCGGCGATTCGCGAGGCTCAAAGCGGCTCCAATTACGAGATAATCCACCACACAATTTGGGGCTATTTCAGCCAACGCTCCGGCCTCCTCATCCAATTTGAGGACTCTCGGCTTCTACGGATGCGAACCAAAGCGGGCGAAGACGTCTTCTGGGAGACTAGTACTGAGTCCTTCATGGACAACTACCGCTACGTCGACGGCGTCAATATCGCCCACAGCGGCAAGACCAATGTCACCGTTTTCAGATACGGCGAACAGTCCGCTAATCACAAGCGGGAGATGGAGGAAACTTGGAAGATTGAAGAGGTGGATTTCAATGTTTGGGGATTGACGATGGAGAGCTTTCTCCCGCCGCCTGGCACCGCCCTGTTGCAGTTGCAGGAGGGTTGCTAG